The nucleotide window CGCCGCCTCATCGGCAAGGAGGCCCTGGCCGCGATGAAGGACGACGTGATCCTGATCAACTCCAGCCGCGGCGGACTCATCGACACCACGGCCCTCGTCGCCGAGCTGCGGGCGGGGCGCTTCACCGGTGTGGGACTGGACGTGTACGAGGCGGAGGCCGGGCTCTTCTTCCTCGACAAGTCCCTCCAAGGCATCGACGACGACACCCTGGCCCGGCTGGTCACGTTCCCGAACGTCGTCGTGACCTCGCACCAGGCGTACTACACCCGCGAAGCGGTGGGCCAGATCATCGAAGCCACCGTGCGGAACGTCGCCGACTACCTGGCCGGCCGCCGCAGCGAGAACGTCCTCGTGCCGGCCCCGCCCACGGACTGAGCGGGCCGGGGCCCCGGCCGGACCGCCGGGGCCCACGCCCCTTCCTCCGTCAGCTGAGCACCGGCAGCCCCGCCAGCAGTTCGGTCACGATCCCGGCCCCACGCAGCGTCAGCACCGACTCGGGGTGGAACTGGACCGAGGCGAACCCCACCCCGCGCAGCGCGTGCAGCTCACCCGTGGCCGAGTCTCGGCTCGCCTCGACGGAACGCGCGGCCAGCCCGGCGGCCGTCGACTCGTCGCAGCGGGCCGTGAAGCTGTTGTAGAACCCGACCGTCTCCGGGCGGCCGAACAGCTCGATCCGGGTCTGCGCCCCCTGGTAGGGCACCGCCTTCCGGACGATCTCCACCCCCAGTTCCGCCGCGATCAGCTCGTGCCCGAGGCAGACCCCCAGCAGCCCGTGCCGGTGCTCCCTGAGCAGCTCGGCGGCCAGTCCGCGCAGCAGCCGCATCTTGGGATCGGCGGCGTCGGCCGGATTCCCCGGCCCGGGGCCCAGCACGACCGGCCCCGCGTGCGTCCGTACGGCCTCGAGCAGCCCCGGCTCGTCGTACCGCCGCACCGACACGTCCAGCCCCGACGACCGCAGAAGGTGCGCCAGCATCGCGGTGAAGGTGTCCTCGCCGTCCACCACGAGGGCATGACCGGACAGCTGCCGCGTACGTTCCTGCATCCGCAGCCAGAACGGCGCGAGTCCGTCGCGCCGCTCGTCCAGTGCCGCCCGCACCCGCGGATCGGAAGCCAGCTGCGGCCGGGCCGCCTCGGTGTGCGGGCGTTCCGGCCGCACACCGAGGGCCGCCAGCACCCCGGCCGCCTTGGCATGGGTCTCGGCGACCTCGCTCTCCGGGTCGGAATGGCGTACGAGTGTGGCGCCGACCGGCACCTTCAGCCGGCCGCCGGGCGAGATGTCGGCCGTACGGATCAGGATCGGCGAGTCCAGGGTCTGCGTCCCGTTCGCGTCGAGCCGCAGCAGGGCCAGGGCGCCCGCGTAGTAGCCGCGGCCGTCCGGTTCGTACCGCTCGATGACCCGGCAGGCGTTCTGGACGGGGGAGCCGGTGACCGTCGCCGCGAACATGGTCTCCTTGAGGACCTCCCGGACGTCCAGCGAGGTGCGGCCGCGCAGTTCGTACTCGGTGTGCGCCAGGTGCGCCATCTCCTTCAGCCGGGGGCCGATCACGACCCCGCCCATGTCACCCACGGTGCACATCATCTTCAGTTCCTCGTCGACCACCATGGAGAGTTCCTCGGTCTCCTTGCGGTCGCCGAGGAAGGCCAGCAGGCTCTCGGCGGTGGGCCCGTCGGCGGGGTAGCGGTAGGTGCCGCTGATCGGGTTCATCACGACGGTGCCGCCGGACATCCGCACATGCACCTCGGGGCTGGCACCGACCAGCGTCCGGTCCCCGGTGTGGACGACGAACGTCCAGTACGCGCCCCGCTCGCCCGACAGCAGCCGCCGGAACAGGGCCAGCGCGTCGGCTCTCCCGAACCCGGGGATCTCACCGCGGAAGGTCCGCCTGATCACGAAGTTCGCGCCCTCGCCCTGTCCGATCTCGTCCCTGATGACACGCCGGACGGTGTCCGCGTACTCGGCGTCGGGCACATCGAAACGTCCGCCCTCCACCCGCACCTCGTGGGCGGGGAGTGCGGCGAGCACCTCGTCGAGCGGCAGCGCGTACGACTCCTCGGCCAGGAGCACGGAGAGCGGAGTGCCGTCGTCGCGGACGTCGAAGCCCCGCTCGGCGATCTGCCGGAACGGCACCAGGGCCAGCGAGGGCTGCTCACCCACGGGGA belongs to Streptomyces finlayi and includes:
- a CDS encoding anthranilate synthase family protein gives rise to the protein MPDHVTDLVQKLLQDDCPPFALLRRRTPGHDHDTVDVLIGRVQEADRLADIPVGEQPSLALVPFRQIAERGFDVRDDGTPLSVLLAEESYALPLDEVLAALPAHEVRVEGGRFDVPDAEYADTVRRVIRDEIGQGEGANFVIRRTFRGEIPGFGRADALALFRRLLSGERGAYWTFVVHTGDRTLVGASPEVHVRMSGGTVVMNPISGTYRYPADGPTAESLLAFLGDRKETEELSMVVDEELKMMCTVGDMGGVVIGPRLKEMAHLAHTEYELRGRTSLDVREVLKETMFAATVTGSPVQNACRVIERYEPDGRGYYAGALALLRLDANGTQTLDSPILIRTADISPGGRLKVPVGATLVRHSDPESEVAETHAKAAGVLAALGVRPERPHTEAARPQLASDPRVRAALDERRDGLAPFWLRMQERTRQLSGHALVVDGEDTFTAMLAHLLRSSGLDVSVRRYDEPGLLEAVRTHAGPVVLGPGPGNPADAADPKMRLLRGLAAELLREHRHGLLGVCLGHELIAAELGVEIVRKAVPYQGAQTRIELFGRPETVGFYNSFTARCDESTAAGLAARSVEASRDSATGELHALRGVGFASVQFHPESVLTLRGAGIVTELLAGLPVLS